One stretch of Pelmatolapia mariae isolate MD_Pm_ZW linkage group LG3_W, Pm_UMD_F_2, whole genome shotgun sequence DNA includes these proteins:
- the LOC134620807 gene encoding zinc finger protein 665-like encodes KYNRDEFGKDFTVKASLKMHQVIHTGERPFSCGDCGKSFTRSGHLKTHQLIHTGERPFSCDECGKSFTQSGSLKRHQLTHTGERPFSCGDCGKSFTTSGSLKAHQLIHTGERPFSCDECGMSFTHSGNLKTHQLIHSGERPFSCDECGKSFTQISHLKTHKLIHSGERPFSCDECGKCFTHSGRLKRHQLIHTGERLFSCDECGKSFTVSGRLKTHQLIHTGERPLSCGDCGKSFTVSGSLKRHQLIHTGERPFSCDKCGKSFTQSGNLKTHQLIHTGERPFSCGNCGKSFTESGSLKRHQLIHTGERLFSCGDCGKSFTHISHLKSHQLIHSGERPYKCDLCDKIFKLPRYLKAHRQIHTRKTLQVQLL; translated from the exons AAATACAACCGTGACGAGTTTGGGAAAGATTTTACTGTGAAAGCTTCCCTAAAAatgcatcaggtcatccacaccggagagagaccattcagctgtggagactgtggaaagtcttttaccaggtctggacacttaaaaacacaccaactaatccatactggagagagaccattcagctgtgacgagtgtggaaagtcttttacccagtctggaagcttaaaaagacaccaactcacccacactggagagagaccgttcagctgtggagactgtgggaAGTCTTTTACCacgtctggaagcttaaaagcacaccaactaatccacactggagagagacccttcagctgtgatgagtgtggaatgtcttttacccactctggaaacttaaaaacacaccaactgatccacagtggagagagacccttcagctgtgacgagtgtggaaagtcttttacgcaaatttcacacttaaaaacacacaaactcatccacagtggagagagaccattcagctgtgatgagtgtggaaagtgttttacccactctggaagattaaaaagacaccaactcatccacactggagagagactgttcagctgtgatgagtgtggaaagtcttttaccgtCTCTGGAagattaaaaacacaccaactcatccacactggagagagaccgttgagctgtggagactgtggaaagtcttttaccgtctctggaagcttaaaaagacaccaactcatccacactggagagagaccgttcagctgtgacaagtgtggaaagtcttttacccaatctggaaacttaaaaacacaccaactcattcacactggagagagaccgttcagctgtggaaactgtggaaagtcttttaccgagtctggaagcttaaaaagacaccaactaatccacacCGGAGAGAGACTATTCAGCTGCGGAGACTgcggaaagtcttttacccacatttcacacttaaaatcacatcaactcatccacagtgga gaacgaccttataaatgtgacctgtgtgataAGATTTTTAAACTTCCACGTTACCTGAAAGCACACcgacagatccacaccagaaagactctacaagtgcagttactgtga